In the genome of Gloeotrichia echinulata CP02, one region contains:
- a CDS encoding ATP-binding protein: MNISNGQQGTTDIGENRRQAIMIVTQQQHSNMGEQSISPHLPQQLGILQRLTNLTNQRLTNLPDLLKVMVEEICDGIESTEFCLIALSHPQTQKLELTATAGLDVEKLPFLNLNGNLEARDPLWRWSEESISLHTDTDLLAQVFTTGVSQMFHGTRQETDSVVEELPSSPSPSVQICSGFTPSSAYVVAIESAQAGRLGVIAIGNWENTDAFNSTTQNLLDAVGEVAAIAINNARMIKALEEREELLAKQNEILLEQNRELEKNRHQIQLQNLQLLEAATLKSQFLATTSHELRTPLNVILGLSQVLLRQRLSTLSESQVDMVQRILNNGNHLLTIIDDMLYFGNVEAGRLSFQVEEFNLTTLILTTVAEHRSLAEDKLLDLQVEVNLTSPFVVNDSARVKQVLVKLLLNAIKFTETGSVKVKVWEISSERIAIAVQDTGIGIAESDLEYTIFEQFRQVDQSNTRKYGGIGLGLAITKSLVEIMQGTINITSKLGEGSTFCVELPRQVNSQGWDREVKPSSKPTLL, translated from the coding sequence TTGAATATCAGCAATGGACAACAAGGCACAACTGATATTGGAGAAAATCGCCGTCAGGCAATCATGATTGTAACTCAACAACAGCACAGCAATATGGGAGAACAATCAATCTCCCCCCATCTACCTCAACAACTGGGGATACTCCAACGGCTAACTAACCTGACCAACCAGCGTCTGACGAATTTACCCGACTTGTTAAAAGTGATGGTAGAGGAGATTTGCGATGGTATTGAAAGTACAGAATTTTGTCTGATAGCCTTATCTCATCCCCAAACCCAAAAGTTAGAATTAACCGCCACAGCGGGACTAGATGTCGAAAAATTACCTTTCCTCAACCTGAATGGTAATTTGGAAGCTAGAGATCCCCTCTGGCGTTGGTCAGAAGAATCAATATCGCTCCACACCGATACAGATTTACTAGCCCAGGTATTTACCACAGGTGTTTCCCAGATGTTTCATGGGACTAGACAAGAAACAGATTCTGTGGTAGAGGAATTACCATCGTCCCCATCTCCCTCTGTCCAGATATGTAGTGGGTTTACCCCCTCGTCAGCGTATGTTGTAGCCATAGAGTCTGCACAAGCAGGACGATTGGGAGTAATCGCAATTGGTAACTGGGAAAATACCGATGCTTTTAATAGTACTACGCAGAACCTTTTGGATGCAGTGGGGGAAGTGGCGGCGATCGCCATTAATAATGCTAGAATGATCAAAGCCTTGGAAGAGCGAGAAGAACTCTTAGCCAAACAAAACGAAATTCTGCTAGAGCAAAATCGTGAACTAGAAAAAAACCGACACCAAATTCAACTACAGAACCTGCAACTTTTAGAAGCAGCGACGCTAAAATCCCAATTTTTAGCCACTACATCCCATGAACTCCGCACCCCCCTCAATGTGATTTTAGGCTTATCACAAGTGTTGTTGCGCCAACGACTCTCCACCTTATCTGAGTCACAAGTAGATATGGTGCAACGAATTCTCAATAATGGCAATCACCTGTTAACAATCATTGACGATATGCTTTACTTTGGTAACGTCGAAGCAGGTCGGCTGTCATTTCAAGTTGAGGAATTTAATTTAACTACTTTAATCTTAACAACCGTAGCTGAACACCGTTCCCTAGCGGAGGACAAGTTATTAGATTTGCAAGTAGAAGTCAATCTTACTAGTCCCTTCGTAGTCAATGACAGCGCCCGCGTCAAACAGGTTTTAGTCAAGCTATTATTAAATGCTATTAAGTTTACAGAAACTGGTAGCGTCAAAGTCAAAGTATGGGAAATCTCCAGTGAGAGAATTGCGATCGCAGTTCAAGATACTGGCATCGGCATCGCCGAATCTGACCTAGAATATACAATATTTGAGCAATTCCGGCAAGTTGATCAAAGTAATACCCGCAAGTATGGCGGTATTGGTTTGGGGCTAGCAATTACCAAATCATTAGTTGAAATCATGCAAGGCACCATCAATATTACCAGCAAACTCGGTGAAGGTTCCACTTTCTGCGTCGAATTACCAAGACAAGTCAATTCCCAGGGGTGGGATAGGGAAGTTAAACCCTCAAGCAAACCCACGCTGCTATGA
- a CDS encoding ABC transporter ATP-binding protein, with the protein MRETVLEVRNLQVEFSSDGNIVKAVDGISFGLYGGETLGIVGESGSGKSVTALAVMGLLQSPGRVSGGEIWFRPQENGTPINLLALPPEEMQLYRGGDIAMIFQEPMSSLNPVYNIGFQLTEAIMRHQNVSAAQARRIAIAGLQEVKLLPSDEQIQQQYLETEKQQNGQKLVQWVQQQKEAMLERYPHELSGGQLQRVMIAMAISCNPSLLIADEPTTALDVTVQATILKLMAELQQGRDMAMIFITHDLGLISEIADNVAVMYRGEVVEYGTVEQIFSNPQHPYTKGLVACRPTLTRHPQKLLTVSDYMSVDENATGKPVIQAKQPLQPPEITSEEIVVRLVNLSRKTPLLEIRHLKVGFPVRGILGGTKRYNMAVNNVSFDVKPGETLGLVGESGCGKTTLGRTLLRLIEPMSGQIIFDGQDITTLKGEPLQKLRREMQIVFQNPFSSLDPRMKVGDAVMEPLVIHSVGKTPRQRRERVAELLERVGLTADAMNRYPHQFSGGQRQRICIARSLALNPKFIICDESVSALDVSVQAQVLNLLKELQSDFQLTYIFISHDLSVVKFMSDRILVMNRGQIVEEGTAESIYREPKEEYTQKLIASIPTGSPERRKNGLGQSSIND; encoded by the coding sequence ATGAGAGAAACTGTCCTAGAAGTTCGCAATCTTCAAGTAGAATTTTCCAGTGATGGCAACATAGTCAAGGCTGTAGATGGTATTTCTTTTGGACTGTATGGAGGCGAAACGCTAGGAATAGTAGGAGAGTCTGGGAGTGGTAAATCGGTCACAGCCTTAGCGGTGATGGGTTTGTTACAGAGTCCTGGTAGAGTTAGTGGCGGGGAAATTTGGTTTCGCCCCCAGGAGAATGGTACACCCATCAATTTATTGGCGTTACCCCCTGAGGAAATGCAGTTATACCGAGGTGGCGATATCGCCATGATTTTTCAAGAACCGATGAGTTCCCTCAATCCGGTTTATAACATTGGGTTTCAGCTAACAGAAGCGATCATGCGACATCAGAATGTGTCAGCGGCCCAAGCTCGAAGAATTGCGATCGCTGGTTTGCAAGAAGTCAAACTCCTCCCTAGCGATGAGCAGATACAACAACAGTATCTCGAAACTGAGAAGCAACAAAATGGGCAAAAACTGGTACAGTGGGTGCAGCAGCAAAAGGAAGCTATGCTGGAGCGTTACCCCCATGAGCTTTCTGGTGGTCAGTTACAGCGGGTGATGATCGCAATGGCGATTTCTTGTAATCCATCGCTGTTAATTGCTGATGAACCAACTACAGCTTTAGATGTGACGGTACAGGCAACAATTCTCAAGTTGATGGCAGAATTGCAGCAAGGCCGCGATATGGCAATGATTTTTATCACCCACGATTTGGGATTAATTTCGGAAATTGCTGACAATGTAGCGGTGATGTATCGTGGTGAAGTTGTAGAATATGGCACGGTGGAGCAAATTTTTAGTAACCCCCAACATCCCTATACTAAGGGTTTGGTAGCTTGCCGTCCCACACTCACCCGTCATCCACAAAAATTACTCACGGTTTCTGACTACATGAGTGTGGATGAGAATGCAACTGGAAAGCCGGTAATTCAGGCGAAACAACCGCTACAACCGCCGGAAATTACCAGTGAGGAAATAGTTGTAAGATTAGTAAACCTCAGCAGAAAGACACCTCTGTTAGAAATTCGCCACCTCAAGGTAGGCTTCCCAGTGCGGGGCATATTGGGTGGTACAAAACGCTATAATATGGCAGTTAATAATGTTTCCTTTGATGTCAAACCAGGGGAAACACTCGGATTGGTGGGAGAATCTGGTTGCGGTAAAACCACTCTTGGGAGAACCTTGCTGCGATTAATTGAACCGATGAGTGGTCAAATTATCTTCGATGGGCAAGATATTACCACACTCAAAGGAGAACCGTTGCAAAAACTGCGGCGAGAAATGCAAATAGTCTTCCAAAATCCCTTTAGTTCCCTCGACCCACGCATGAAGGTTGGGGATGCGGTGATGGAACCCTTGGTAATTCACTCAGTTGGTAAGACGCCACGACAACGCCGAGAACGGGTAGCCGAACTTTTAGAACGGGTGGGATTGACTGCAGATGCGATGAACCGCTATCCCCACCAGTTTTCTGGCGGTCAACGTCAGCGGATTTGTATTGCGCGTTCTTTGGCATTAAATCCTAAATTTATTATATGCGATGAATCGGTTTCCGCGCTAGATGTTTCTGTACAGGCGCAGGTATTGAATCTATTGAAAGAATTGCAGTCAGATTTTCAATTGACTTATATCTTTATTTCCCACGATTTAAGTGTAGTCAAATTTATGAGCGATCGCATTCTAGTTATGAATCGCGGTCAAATTGTTGAAGAAGGTACAGCAGAAAGTATTTATCGCGAACCCAAAGAAGAATATACTCAGAAATTAATTGCTTCGATTCCTACTGGTAGTCCCGAACGCAGGAAAAACGGACTAGGACAAAGCTCAATTAATGATTAA
- a CDS encoding single-stranded DNA-binding protein, with the protein MNSCVLMAEIIQEPQLRFTADNLEVTEMLVQFPNSQKPEDTPATLKVVSWGNLAKEIQQNYHQGDRVILVGRLGMNTIERPEGFKEKRAELTIQQIQSVGNGFNLTSSASATRTPTETNSRQSPPPVASRPPETNIPSYQSSRPPATPPTTNNVIPLGTNPQPVPQPSNFERTTYQPVQEEEPNIDDIPF; encoded by the coding sequence ATGAACAGCTGCGTTTTGATGGCAGAAATCATTCAAGAGCCACAACTACGCTTTACAGCGGATAATCTGGAAGTTACGGAAATGCTAGTGCAGTTTCCCAATTCCCAGAAACCAGAGGATACACCAGCGACCTTAAAAGTTGTCAGCTGGGGGAATCTGGCGAAAGAAATTCAACAAAACTACCACCAAGGCGATCGCGTGATTCTGGTAGGACGTTTAGGTATGAATACCATTGAGCGTCCAGAAGGATTCAAGGAAAAACGTGCTGAATTGACCATACAACAAATTCAGTCTGTAGGAAATGGTTTCAATCTGACTTCATCAGCATCAGCAACTAGAACTCCCACAGAGACTAACTCACGCCAATCGCCTCCACCTGTAGCATCCCGTCCCCCTGAGACCAATATTCCCAGTTATCAGTCATCCCGTCCCCCAGCTACCCCACCTACAACTAATAACGTCATTCCCCTGGGGACAAACCCCCAACCCGTACCCCAACCAAGCAATTTTGAACGCACTACCTATCAGCCAGTGCAGGAAGAAGAACCGAATATAGATGATATTCCGTTTTAA